One stretch of Chiloscyllium plagiosum isolate BGI_BamShark_2017 chromosome 17, ASM401019v2, whole genome shotgun sequence DNA includes these proteins:
- the setd6 gene encoding N-lysine methyltransferase setd6 translates to MRVPVEGGRWKVMPSDPEVFCVSEAGNEGSSAGPLAAGGARMASRAKRPKVETAGAPASEDQETVNGLVQFLDWCEQSGLLLSSKVYVSREGTVADYGLVAKDEIEEGELLFSVPRSAVLSQHTTTISDLLKKEAAALESPSGWVPLLLSMMFEITSSESRWKSYFSLWPDFSSLHHPMFWSEEERNRLLLGTGVALAVEKDLINIEEEYNSIVLPFIKSHPSTFDPQKHTLDLYKKLVAFIMAYSFQEPHEDEDDEDDDKAPNPPMMVPMADILNHVANHNACLEFAPECLKMLSIRKISKGEEIFNTYGQLANWQLLHMYGFTEPYPSNTHEAMDIRMQTVYDAALQAVHTEEERKLLREKWEFLTELEIVGEEGDFVIGQSGVLTEEELYSTLKVLSMTLEEFEEYKANDGWEDDDEEQEEDLSSLDNAVIPKLKPAWKQLLRNTVTMRLKLYSSGLKEEEAALANEETYRQLSKRERDSLQVRYAQKLILHRLLELTA, encoded by the exons ATGCGCGTCCCTGTcgaaggtggaaggtggaaggtCATGCCGTCTGACCCGGAAGTGTTTTGTGTGAGCGAGGCGGGGAATGAGGGCAGCAGCGCCGGGCCGTTAGCAGCCGGAGGCGCGAGGATGGCGTCGAGGGCGAAGCGGCCGAAG GTGGAAACAGCAGGGGCGCCCGCAAGTGAGGATCAAGAGACGGTGAATGGGCTGGTTCAGTTCCTGGACTGGTGTGAGCAGTCAGGGCTGCTGCTCAGCTCAaag GTTTATGTGAGCAGGGAGGGCACAGTGGCTGATTATGGCCTGGTGGCAAAGGATGAGATTGAAGAGGGAGAACTGCTCTTCTCTGTTCCCAGGTCAGCAGTGCTCAGCCAGCACACGACCACTATCAGCgatcttctgaagaaag AGGCAGCAGCGTTGGAGAGCCCGTCAGGCTGGGTCCCTCTGCTGCTTTCCATGATGTTTGAGATCACGAGCAGTGAGTCCCGTTGGAAGTCCTACTTCTCCCTCTGGCCTGACTTCAGCAGCCTGCATCACCCAATGTTCTG GTCCGAGGAGGAGAGGAACCGCCTACTGCTGGGCACAGGGGTGGCACTGGCTGTTGAGAAGGATCTGATCAACATCGAGGAGGAATATAACAGCATTGTGCTACCTTTCATCAAATCTCACCCCAGCACCTTCgacccacagaaacacaccctGGATCTTTACAAGAAACTGGTGGCATTTATCATGGCCtacag TTTCCAGGAGCCCCATGAGGATGAAGATGATGAGGATGATGATAAGGCACCAAACCCTCCCATGATGGTCCCAATGGCAGACATCTTGAATCATGTGGCCAATCACAATGCATGCCTGGAATTTGCACCA GAATGCTTGAAGATGCTGTCCATCAGGAAGATCAGCAAAGGTGAAGAGATATTTAACACGTACGGACAGCTTGCTAACTGGCAGCTTCTGCACATGTATGGCTTTACAGAGCCATATCCGAGCAACACACACGAAGCTATGGACATCCGAATGCAGACCGTCTATGATGCTGCCTTGCAAG CTGTGCACACAGAGGAGGAGAGGAAGCTGCTGAGGGAGAAATGGGAATTCCTGACTGAGTTGGAAATAGTTGGAGAAGAAGGAGACTTTGTGATTGGCCAGTCAGGAGTCCTGACAGAGGAGGAACTTTACAGTACTCTGAAG GTTCTGAGCATGACCTTGGAGGAATTTGAAGAATACAAGGCCAATGATGGCTGGGAGGACGACGATGAGGAACAGGAAGAGGATCTTTCCAGCCTTGACAATGCAGTCATACCCAAACTGAAGCCTGCTTGGAAGCAACTTCTGCGCAACACTGTGACAATGAGACTAAAATTGTACAGCTCCGGACTAAAAGAAGAGGAAGCTGCCCTAGCCAATGAGGAGACGTACCGCCAGCTCAGTAAACGGGAACGTGACTCGCTGCAGGTCCGATATGCACAGAAGTTGATTTTGCATCGACTGTTGGAGCTGACTGCATAG
- the exosc6 gene encoding exosome complex component MTR3 has protein sequence MPVDTKRVRGPEESQSPLLFVAGDAGPSSVPGKAGSLGRARARADGRSAAEPRPVFARAGLVSQADGSVYAECGLSKLLCAVYGPRESDRKEERRLSGATLGCEFRFAPFSCKKRAAWIQGNLEKEYSLIMEQSLQPAICLHKYPRSQIEVYVMVLENDGSTLAAALTCASIALAEAGIEMFDMVVGCSLRQCGDDSLLDPTAAEEYSAASSQAVNNGSLTVALLPTLNQISGLVSKGEWEEQTSVEAIKACIEGCQKLYSVVQQCLTKSVKRKIPQLVSKD, from the exons ATGCCGGTGGACACGAAGCGAGTGCGGGGCCCGGAGGAATCGCAGTCGCCGCTGCTGTTTGTGGCGGGCGATGCAGGTCCGAGCTCGGTGCCGGGGAAGGCGGGGTCCCTGGGCCGGGCCCGGGCCCGGGCCGACGGGCGGTCAGCCGCGGAGCCGAGGCCGGTGTTTGCTCGGGCCGGCCTGGTGAGTCAGGCGGACGGGTCGGTGTACGCCGAGTGCGGCCTCAGTAAGCTGCTGTGCGCCGTGTACGGGCCCCGGGAGAGCGACAGGAAGGAGGAGCGGCGACTGAGCGGAGCCACCCTGGGCTGCGAGTTCAG ATTTGCTCCGTTCTCCTGCAAGAAGAGAGCTGCCTGGATTCAGGGCAACTTGGAGAAGGAGTATTCGTTGATCATGGAGCAGAGCTTGCAGCCAGCTATCTGTCTTCACAAGTACCCCAGGTCCCAGATTGAAGTGTATGTGATGGTTCTGGAGAATGACGGCTCCACCTTGGCAGCTGCTTTGACTTGTGCTTCCATTGCACTGGCAGAAGCAGGCATCGAGATGTTCGACATGGTAGTGGGCTGCTCCTTGCGGCAGTGTGGAGATGACTCCCTCCTTGACCCAACAGCTGCTGAGGAGTACAGTGCAGCCAGCTCGCAGGCAGTAAATAATGGCAGCTTGACTGTGGCTCTGCTGCCCACACTCAATCAAATCTCTGGGCTGGTCTCCAAAGGAGAGTGGGAGGAGCAGACATCAGTAGAAGCAATCAAGGCTTGCATTGAGGGGTGTCAGAAACTGTACTCCGTAGTCCAGCAGTGTCTAACCAAATCAGTTAAGAGGAAAATCCCACAGCTTGTCAGTAAAGATTAG